The proteins below are encoded in one region of Streptomyces sp. NBC_00490:
- a CDS encoding isopenicillin N synthase family dioxygenase — translation MTEQPRIPTIDLRPWVDGDSDTRAAIARTVDEALQTAGFLLVTGHGVDPELRAAIREAARNFFRMPVDVKEPYTAKVGGRGWLGPGAEANGYSEGTETPPDLKESLTFATHEPFEDPEINAEWYAPNVWPAEVPELQTLCAEYLARMGELENRLLDLLGVALGLEHDFFSRHMDHPTYGFNINWYPGTEVIGEPQPGQFRIGPHTDFGTVTILDRQAGKGGLQVWTDEGGWEDAPFDPDAFTINIGDLMARWTGDRWRSGRHRVLPPPADAPAEELMSLVYFGECTPGTLVESVPAPVGRVAYEPVDSHAYLREKLDSITVD, via the coding sequence GTGACTGAACAGCCCCGCATCCCCACGATCGACCTGAGGCCCTGGGTCGACGGCGACTCCGACACCCGCGCCGCCATCGCCCGCACCGTCGACGAGGCCCTCCAGACCGCCGGGTTCCTGCTGGTCACCGGGCACGGTGTGGACCCGGAGCTGCGGGCCGCCATCCGGGAGGCCGCGCGGAACTTCTTCCGGATGCCCGTCGACGTCAAGGAGCCTTACACCGCGAAGGTCGGCGGGCGGGGGTGGCTCGGCCCGGGTGCGGAGGCCAACGGCTACTCGGAGGGCACGGAGACCCCGCCGGACCTGAAGGAGTCGCTGACCTTCGCGACGCACGAGCCCTTCGAGGACCCGGAGATCAACGCGGAGTGGTACGCGCCCAACGTCTGGCCGGCGGAGGTGCCGGAGCTCCAGACCCTGTGCGCGGAGTACCTGGCACGGATGGGTGAGCTGGAGAACCGGCTCCTCGACCTGCTCGGTGTGGCCCTCGGGCTCGAACACGACTTCTTCTCCCGGCACATGGACCACCCCACGTACGGCTTCAACATCAACTGGTACCCCGGGACCGAGGTCATCGGCGAACCCCAGCCCGGCCAGTTCCGCATCGGCCCGCACACCGACTTCGGCACGGTGACCATCCTCGACCGGCAGGCGGGCAAGGGCGGGCTCCAGGTCTGGACGGACGAGGGCGGCTGGGAGGACGCCCCCTTCGATCCGGACGCCTTCACCATCAACATCGGCGACCTGATGGCCCGCTGGACCGGCGACCGCTGGCGCTCGGGCCGACACCGCGTACTGCCCCCACCGGCGGACGCACCCGCCGAGGAGCTCATGTCCCTCGTCTACTTCGGCGAGTGCACCCCCGGCACGCTGGTGGAATCGGTACCGGCACCGGTGGGACGGGTGGCGTACGAGCCGGTCGACTCTCACGCATACCTGCGGGAGAAGCTGGACTCGATCACGGTCGACTGA
- a CDS encoding nucleoside deaminase — MDPTDPHTQLATAVAEARAGLAEGGIPIGAALYGADGALLGRGHNRRVQDDDPSMHAETAAFRAAGRQRSYRGTTMVTTLSPCWYCSGLVRQFGISRVVIGEAATFHGGHDWLAEHGVEIVLLDDPECVELMRDFIKNNPALWNEDIGD, encoded by the coding sequence ATGGACCCCACGGACCCGCACACCCAGCTCGCCACCGCCGTCGCGGAGGCGCGCGCCGGTCTCGCCGAGGGCGGCATCCCGATCGGCGCCGCGCTCTACGGAGCCGACGGCGCCCTGCTGGGCCGCGGCCACAACCGGCGCGTCCAGGACGACGACCCCTCCATGCACGCGGAGACGGCGGCGTTCCGGGCGGCGGGGCGGCAGCGGTCGTATCGCGGTACGACGATGGTGACGACCCTCTCGCCCTGCTGGTACTGCTCCGGCCTCGTCCGGCAGTTCGGTATCTCGCGGGTGGTGATCGGCGAGGCGGCCACCTTCCACGGCGGCCACGACTGGCTCGCCGAACACGGCGTGGAGATCGTCCTCCTGGACGACCCCGAGTGCGTCGAGCTGATGCGCGACTTCATCAAGAACAACCCGGCACTCTGGAACGAGGACATCGGTGACTGA